One stretch of Roseimicrobium sp. ORNL1 DNA includes these proteins:
- a CDS encoding efflux RND transporter periplasmic adaptor subunit translates to MLALALTGCEKKAAGPPHGMMMGGPLEVGVMTLAPTPITLTQDLPGRTSAFRVAEVRARVNGIVLKRHFTEGSDVKEGQLLYEIDPAQYQAELDRAIGALARSEANAEAARIKEERYKQLVSTKAISQQELDDATASLHAFEADIISGKAAVQAAKINLGYTKVTSPVSGRVGISQVTEGAYVQAGTATLLATVQQLDPMYVDVTQSSNDLMRLKKALAAGELSNAKQAQAKVELLLDDGAVYKQQGTLQFSDISVNPSTSSVTVRAIFPNPGAELLPGMFVRARLVEGSKTDALLVPQFAVSRNSKGEATAFVVGAEDKAEIRVVNADRTVGSQWLITDGLKSGDRIIMNNLQKLRPGAPVKTVPYAPPGAGAPGAPAGKPGTGANTAAR, encoded by the coding sequence ATGCTCGCCCTGGCACTGACTGGTTGCGAAAAGAAGGCCGCTGGTCCGCCTCACGGCATGATGATGGGTGGCCCGCTCGAAGTCGGCGTGATGACGCTGGCTCCGACGCCGATCACGCTCACGCAGGATCTGCCCGGCCGCACCTCCGCCTTCCGCGTGGCGGAAGTCCGCGCGCGTGTGAACGGCATCGTGCTCAAGCGCCACTTCACCGAAGGCAGCGATGTGAAGGAAGGCCAGTTGCTCTATGAGATCGATCCTGCTCAGTACCAGGCCGAGCTCGATCGCGCGATTGGCGCCCTCGCCCGCTCCGAAGCGAACGCGGAAGCGGCTCGCATCAAGGAGGAGCGCTACAAGCAACTTGTCTCCACCAAGGCCATCAGCCAGCAGGAACTGGATGACGCCACGGCTTCCCTGCATGCCTTCGAAGCAGACATCATCTCCGGCAAGGCCGCGGTGCAGGCTGCGAAAATCAACCTTGGCTACACCAAGGTGACCTCGCCAGTGAGTGGTCGCGTGGGCATCTCCCAAGTGACCGAGGGCGCTTATGTGCAAGCCGGTACCGCCACGTTGCTGGCCACCGTGCAGCAGCTTGATCCCATGTATGTGGACGTGACGCAGTCCAGCAACGATCTGATGCGCCTGAAGAAAGCGCTGGCTGCCGGTGAACTGAGCAATGCGAAGCAGGCACAGGCGAAAGTGGAACTGCTGTTGGATGACGGCGCCGTGTACAAGCAGCAAGGCACACTGCAGTTCTCCGACATCTCGGTGAATCCCAGCACGAGTTCGGTGACGGTGCGTGCCATCTTCCCGAATCCTGGTGCCGAACTGCTCCCCGGCATGTTCGTCCGCGCACGCCTGGTGGAAGGCAGCAAGACAGATGCGTTGCTCGTGCCGCAGTTCGCGGTTTCGCGCAACTCCAAGGGCGAGGCCACGGCCTTTGTCGTAGGTGCCGAGGACAAGGCAGAAATCCGCGTGGTGAACGCAGACCGCACCGTGGGCAGCCAGTGGCTGATCACCGACGGACTCAAATCCGGCGATCGCATCATCATGAACAACCTCCAGAAGCTGCGCCCCGGCGCACCGGTGAAGACGGTGCCTTATGCGCCGCCCGGAGCCGGAGCCCCTGGCGCACCTGCCGGCAAGCCTGGCACGGGA
- a CDS encoding DUF1800 family protein — MIQLKFRQRIAALFSVGILSTVLSFSATAAPKYETGVLTNNQPNATTWRTVNFATTFTAPPVVVLGTPSNGDVQALTTRVRNVTATSFEYQLDEWDYLDGVHGSETLSYLALEPGVHTIGGVTWHAGRTSGITRTGQTVTFASGFAAAPVVLAQVESVANAKAVSARVSLTTTANFNLKLISQEVDTAALSGESIGWVAIAPGSGTLDGASFVAARTGASVTHAWSTIAFSGTHRQPTFFAQGQTVNGGDPFTIRQRNLTSTGVDIFLQEEQSAATEVNHAAEDVGYLVLSESVGELRAKLALGDVTESQPNGTTWHSETFSQSYSNPVVVFGPVTQKNGDPVHVRVRNVTSLGFEWQFEEWDYLDGTHAEETVHYIVAEQGTYRIGGLLWEFGRSTGVTNTAANKTFSEAFSAAPVVLSQVATINEAAAVASRLSNITTTGFTVQLEEEQIANQTHAGETVHYLAVDKGSGRLVSNQHVFEAGASAVNVTQAFRTLNFARKLADPFVIADVQTRNDTDPVVLRQRNADVSSVDVRAQEEASANADVTHSAESVGYLIVSGSLDTDEDGLPDAWETSLGLNPNDASDAALDPDGDGISNLNEYAYGTDPNIFDSGGTIIVVPSVADAYEKEGTSARFTISRSGGTVPVTVTYALSGRAAAPGQSGADYATKNNAGTVLTGSITIPFEANSADVVIEPVLDTTNEYPETVTLTVTANARYAVGSGNTGTVNVSDASPIPANDSLFVALLSKQGTAQTYASGIATIYLNGPKNAAKVNLSFSGLTSNQTNAYIRYGVTAGVGPELRPTLPIGQVTNEPWSIVPVGTLTGQDIVDSLYQVGGKWVYLNIGTGSFPAGEISGILSRQTGSTTFTPPPAPPALTTLTGDALTRDVARFLTQATFGPTQQEIQALVNEINTTYAGDRIAAYTAWINAQFALDQTKLLDYTQAADAHEWSLRGEDPINFTNNNEPRHHNRRRGWWTIAASAHDQLRQRVAFALSEVFVTSDQLATLRTRHYGLANYYDQLATRADGNFRTLLEDVSKSPVMGKYLSHLQNQKAILDGAGNVLVSPDENYAREILQLFSIGLVHRHPDGTLKLGADGLPIQTYNNNDITNLARVFTGWSFSKRHGAKNQGYPVEDNTNFLQAQGPAYFQASWTNPLKNFAAYHDTAAKTVLGSNIAAGLNGQQDLTAALDIIFNHPNVAPFISRLLIQRLVTSNPSAGYVHRVAQKFENNGSGVRGNLKAVVRAILLDYEARSPEVINNIGYGKQKEPIVRYVQLIRALGGQSQLPLSVLSGFGYPASQLDNFPSGATLYRYPNTDTRLGQTPQSAPSVFNWFLPDFNPGGNIGAAGLVAPELELSTETTAIQAINYHYQLTNVDNGQSVDIYYGTTNGPEDNIALVRTPFEQLYDAEITAGKTVTQATTAVLDQLDLVLTSGNFKERYATAATPNPRSVIITSVSSVAAATEETARVKELLYLLVSSPEYIHQK; from the coding sequence ATGATACAGCTCAAGTTCAGGCAGCGCATCGCTGCTCTCTTCAGTGTTGGCATTCTCTCCACGGTGTTGTCGTTCTCAGCCACGGCGGCACCGAAATATGAAACCGGCGTGCTGACGAACAACCAGCCGAATGCCACCACGTGGCGCACGGTGAACTTCGCCACGACCTTCACCGCGCCACCCGTGGTGGTCCTGGGTACTCCCTCCAACGGCGATGTGCAGGCGCTCACCACGCGTGTGCGCAATGTCACGGCGACCAGCTTCGAATACCAGCTCGATGAGTGGGACTATCTCGATGGTGTACACGGATCTGAGACACTCTCCTATCTTGCACTGGAGCCGGGTGTGCACACGATTGGAGGTGTCACGTGGCATGCGGGACGCACCTCGGGCATCACACGCACCGGACAGACGGTGACCTTCGCTTCGGGATTTGCCGCCGCACCGGTGGTGCTGGCCCAGGTGGAGAGCGTGGCGAATGCCAAGGCGGTGTCCGCCCGTGTAAGCCTCACGACCACTGCAAACTTCAATCTCAAACTCATCTCCCAGGAAGTGGACACCGCGGCTCTCTCAGGCGAGTCCATTGGATGGGTCGCCATCGCCCCGGGTTCCGGCACACTTGATGGCGCGAGTTTTGTCGCCGCGCGCACGGGCGCCAGTGTCACCCATGCATGGAGCACCATTGCTTTCAGTGGCACGCATCGTCAGCCGACGTTCTTTGCCCAAGGACAGACCGTGAATGGTGGGGATCCCTTCACCATCCGCCAGCGCAATCTCACCTCAACGGGTGTGGACATCTTCCTTCAGGAGGAACAGTCCGCGGCTACGGAAGTGAATCATGCTGCGGAAGATGTCGGCTACCTCGTGCTCAGCGAAAGCGTGGGCGAACTGCGCGCGAAGCTGGCACTGGGGGACGTCACCGAGTCGCAGCCCAATGGCACCACCTGGCACAGCGAAACCTTCTCGCAGTCCTACAGCAATCCGGTGGTGGTGTTCGGTCCTGTGACGCAGAAGAATGGAGATCCGGTGCACGTGCGTGTGCGCAATGTCACCAGCCTGGGATTCGAATGGCAGTTTGAGGAGTGGGATTACCTCGATGGCACCCATGCAGAGGAAACGGTGCACTACATCGTGGCGGAGCAGGGGACGTATCGCATCGGTGGGCTGCTCTGGGAGTTCGGACGCAGCACAGGCGTAACCAATACGGCGGCGAACAAGACTTTCTCCGAAGCCTTTTCCGCGGCGCCCGTGGTGCTTTCCCAGGTAGCCACCATCAATGAAGCTGCCGCGGTCGCATCCCGCCTGAGCAACATCACGACGACTGGTTTCACCGTGCAGCTCGAGGAAGAGCAGATTGCCAATCAAACGCATGCCGGGGAGACGGTGCACTATCTGGCGGTGGACAAGGGGAGTGGCCGCCTTGTTTCCAATCAGCATGTGTTCGAGGCCGGCGCTTCTGCGGTGAATGTCACCCAGGCCTTCCGGACGCTGAACTTCGCCCGCAAGCTCGCGGATCCCTTCGTCATCGCTGACGTGCAAACACGCAATGACACCGACCCGGTGGTGTTGCGCCAGCGGAATGCCGATGTGTCCAGTGTGGATGTGCGAGCCCAAGAGGAGGCCTCGGCCAATGCGGACGTCACCCACAGCGCGGAGAGCGTGGGTTATCTGATTGTATCCGGATCCCTGGACACTGATGAAGACGGCCTGCCCGATGCGTGGGAAACCTCCCTAGGGCTCAATCCTAACGATGCTTCTGACGCAGCTCTGGATCCCGATGGCGATGGCATCAGCAACCTGAACGAATACGCCTATGGTACGGATCCGAACATCTTCGACAGTGGTGGCACCATCATCGTCGTGCCTTCCGTGGCAGATGCGTACGAGAAGGAGGGGACCTCTGCCAGGTTCACTATCTCACGCTCGGGCGGCACGGTGCCTGTGACGGTCACCTATGCGCTCTCAGGTCGCGCGGCGGCTCCGGGACAGAGCGGTGCTGACTATGCGACGAAGAACAACGCCGGCACGGTGCTCACCGGTTCCATCACGATTCCTTTCGAAGCAAACTCAGCGGATGTTGTGATCGAACCCGTGTTGGACACGACGAATGAATATCCGGAGACCGTGACCTTGACGGTGACGGCGAATGCGCGCTATGCCGTGGGCTCAGGGAACACCGGCACGGTGAACGTGAGTGATGCCTCACCCATTCCGGCAAATGACTCGCTCTTTGTCGCCCTCCTGAGCAAGCAGGGCACGGCTCAGACGTATGCGTCGGGCATCGCGACCATTTACCTGAATGGTCCGAAGAACGCGGCGAAGGTGAACCTGAGTTTCAGCGGACTCACTTCCAATCAAACGAATGCGTACATCCGTTATGGTGTCACTGCGGGAGTGGGACCGGAATTGCGTCCCACGCTGCCCATCGGTCAGGTGACCAATGAACCATGGAGCATCGTTCCGGTGGGTACGCTCACAGGCCAGGACATCGTCGACTCCCTGTATCAAGTCGGTGGCAAGTGGGTATACCTGAACATCGGTACCGGCTCCTTCCCCGCCGGTGAGATCTCGGGCATTCTCTCCCGCCAGACGGGCTCGACCACCTTCACACCACCACCGGCACCTCCAGCGCTTACCACGCTTACGGGAGATGCCCTCACGCGTGATGTAGCCCGCTTCCTCACGCAGGCCACTTTCGGGCCTACGCAGCAGGAGATTCAGGCGCTGGTGAATGAGATCAATACCACCTACGCCGGCGACCGCATCGCTGCGTACACCGCGTGGATCAATGCGCAGTTCGCACTCGATCAGACGAAGCTGCTGGACTACACCCAGGCGGCAGATGCGCATGAGTGGAGCCTGCGTGGTGAAGATCCCATCAACTTCACCAACAACAACGAGCCGCGCCATCACAACCGCCGTCGCGGCTGGTGGACCATCGCCGCGAGCGCGCATGATCAACTGCGCCAGCGTGTGGCCTTTGCCCTGAGCGAAGTCTTCGTCACCTCCGACCAACTGGCCACGCTGCGCACGCGGCACTATGGCCTGGCAAACTACTACGACCAGCTGGCTACTCGCGCGGATGGAAACTTCCGCACGCTGCTGGAGGACGTAAGCAAGAGCCCGGTGATGGGCAAGTACCTCAGCCATCTCCAGAATCAGAAGGCGATTCTCGATGGCGCGGGAAATGTACTCGTGAGTCCGGATGAAAATTACGCCCGTGAAATCCTCCAGCTCTTCTCCATCGGCTTGGTGCATCGTCATCCCGACGGCACGTTGAAGCTGGGTGCGGATGGGCTGCCCATCCAGACCTACAACAACAACGACATCACCAACCTCGCTCGCGTCTTCACCGGCTGGAGCTTCAGCAAGCGGCATGGTGCGAAGAACCAGGGCTATCCCGTGGAGGACAACACCAACTTCCTCCAGGCGCAAGGCCCGGCGTACTTCCAGGCTTCATGGACGAATCCGCTGAAGAACTTCGCCGCCTATCATGATACGGCTGCGAAGACGGTGCTGGGCAGCAACATCGCAGCCGGTCTCAATGGCCAGCAGGATCTCACCGCAGCGCTCGACATCATCTTCAATCATCCGAACGTTGCGCCCTTCATCAGCCGCCTGCTGATTCAGCGTCTGGTCACCTCAAACCCCAGCGCCGGATACGTCCATCGTGTGGCGCAGAAGTTTGAAAACAACGGCTCCGGTGTGCGTGGCAACCTGAAAGCCGTGGTGCGTGCCATCCTGCTGGATTACGAAGCACGCAGTCCGGAAGTCATCAACAACATCGGCTATGGCAAGCAGAAGGAGCCCATCGTCCGCTATGTGCAGCTCATCCGCGCGCTGGGTGGTCAATCCCAGCTTCCGCTGAGTGTGCTGTCCGGCTTCGGCTATCCTGCCTCGCAGCTCGATAACTTCCCTTCGGGCGCCACGCTGTATCGCTATCCGAACACGGACACGAGATTGGGGCAGACGCCGCAGAGCGCGCCGAGTGTGTTCAACTGGTTCCTGCCGGACTTCAATCCTGGTGGCAACATTGGCGCCGCGGGACTTGTGGCACCGGAACTGGAGCTCAGTACGGAGACCACGGCCATCCAGGCGATCAACTACCACTACCAGCTCACCAATGTCGACAACGGCCAGAGCGTGGACATCTATTACGGCACCACGAACGGACCGGAGGACAACATCGCCCTGGTGCGCACTCCGTTTGAGCAGCTGTACGATGCCGAGATCACCGCGGGCAAAACCGTGACCCAGGCGACTACCGCTGTTCTGGATCAACTCGACCTCGTGCTGACCTCCGGCAACTTCAAGGAGCGCTACGCCACCGCGGCCACGCCGAATCCGCGCAGTGTCATCATCACCTCCGTCTCTTCCGTGGCGGCCGCCACGGAAGAGACGGCCCGCGTGAAGGAGCTGCTCTACCTGCTCGTGAGCTCTCCTGAATACATCCACCAGAAATAA
- a CDS encoding DUF1501 domain-containing protein, protein MKKNDKELLTSRRRFLRQSACSALGITGVVNTLAHLRLVNSALAQAGPLPDYKALVVLFLFGGNDSNNLLIPQKNHPAYADYKSGRGVLKILDSTDSAYVSGDPASIPLTTTSGDYGVHPAAPGIASLFNSGELAFVANVGTLVYPTTRAQFNAGSVPLPPQLFSHSDQQVQWQSSVPDQPFTSGWGGRVADLLASQSYADGQVSLSVSLAGINSLQLGDQEIQYALTSEGAIPLSGYSNASGPYGAALNADGSYKTNLQGKRLKAFNDITNYTYQHLLEDDHAHVVKRAQANEGLIGAAFTEAAASGVDFDTIFTNAQTNLGDQLKTIAKLIAGRNSLGNRRQIFFASIGGFDTHQDQLDAQVNLLGELSGGLKAFSDTLIALGVNDSVLTVTHSDFTRTLTPNGQDPNTAGSDHGWGGHQLVLGGPVNGGQVYGAFPSLKLGQDLDAGSSNRGRWIPTTAVDQYASVAARWLGVSQGNLSSIFPNLARFNDPFGGSANLGYVTV, encoded by the coding sequence ATGAAAAAGAACGACAAAGAATTGCTCACTTCACGCCGCCGGTTCCTTCGCCAGTCCGCCTGCTCCGCACTCGGCATCACGGGCGTGGTGAATACCCTGGCGCACCTGCGCCTGGTGAACTCCGCGCTCGCACAAGCCGGTCCTCTGCCGGACTACAAGGCCCTCGTGGTGCTTTTCCTCTTCGGGGGCAATGACTCCAACAACCTGCTCATTCCGCAGAAAAATCATCCTGCCTATGCCGACTACAAGAGCGGTCGCGGCGTGCTGAAGATCCTCGACAGCACGGACTCGGCGTACGTCTCGGGTGATCCGGCATCCATCCCGCTCACCACCACGAGTGGCGACTACGGCGTGCATCCGGCAGCGCCGGGCATTGCGAGCCTGTTCAACTCGGGTGAACTCGCCTTCGTGGCGAATGTGGGCACGCTGGTGTATCCCACCACGAGGGCCCAGTTCAATGCGGGGTCGGTGCCCTTGCCGCCGCAGCTCTTCTCCCATTCGGATCAGCAGGTGCAGTGGCAGAGCTCCGTGCCGGATCAGCCCTTCACCAGTGGCTGGGGTGGGAGAGTGGCGGATCTCCTCGCCTCCCAAAGCTATGCCGATGGGCAGGTCTCCCTTTCCGTGAGCCTTGCCGGTATCAACAGCCTGCAACTCGGTGATCAGGAAATCCAGTACGCGCTCACTTCGGAGGGGGCCATCCCGCTCTCCGGCTACAGCAATGCCAGCGGCCCCTACGGCGCCGCGCTCAATGCCGATGGCAGCTACAAGACCAACTTGCAGGGCAAGCGGCTCAAGGCCTTCAACGACATCACCAACTACACCTACCAGCATCTGCTCGAAGATGACCATGCGCATGTGGTGAAGCGCGCCCAGGCAAACGAGGGACTCATCGGTGCGGCCTTCACCGAGGCTGCGGCAAGTGGTGTGGACTTCGACACCATCTTCACCAATGCCCAGACGAATCTCGGTGATCAGCTCAAGACCATTGCCAAACTCATTGCAGGCAGAAACAGCCTGGGCAACCGCCGGCAGATCTTCTTCGCGAGCATCGGTGGATTTGACACGCACCAGGACCAGCTCGATGCGCAGGTGAATCTCCTCGGCGAATTGAGCGGCGGTTTGAAGGCCTTCAGCGACACACTCATCGCCCTTGGGGTGAATGACAGCGTGCTGACGGTGACGCATTCTGACTTCACGCGCACTCTCACGCCGAATGGCCAGGATCCGAACACGGCGGGCTCTGACCACGGCTGGGGTGGTCATCAACTGGTGCTGGGTGGGCCGGTGAATGGGGGACAGGTGTATGGCGCTTTCCCCAGCTTGAAGCTCGGTCAGGATCTGGACGCGGGCTCCAGCAATCGCGGCCGCTGGATTCCGACGACCGCTGTGGATCAATATGCCTCCGTGGCGGCACGCTGGCTGGGCGTGAGCCAGGGAAACCTGAGTTCCATTTTCCCCAACCTGGCGCGCTTCAATGATCCCTTCGGTGGCAGTGCAAATCTGGGATACGTGACCGTATGA
- a CDS encoding TetR/AcrR family transcriptional regulator gives MTPGQPVPLPAAAASARAAHSTKEALMDAAESLLAQHGVAGASARDITREAGANLGAINYHFGSKENLVLEVYARRMRPMNRERIAQLDALEKSAGPKGPKLEQIVEVLVRPVVEARESQGKEFEVMQLICRGFQEANPQVKGFLEKEFAEIAQRFEDAVVKAVPGLAPEEVYWRMKFMGGAMNHGLDVWSRFDDMPHPNPKVQPARLDREAFIQRLVAFVAAGFAATLPAKA, from the coding sequence ATGACTCCCGGCCAGCCAGTCCCCCTACCCGCCGCCGCGGCTTCTGCCCGCGCCGCCCACTCCACCAAGGAGGCGCTCATGGATGCTGCCGAGTCGCTGCTGGCCCAGCATGGGGTAGCCGGAGCGTCCGCCCGGGACATCACCCGGGAGGCCGGAGCGAACCTCGGCGCCATCAATTACCACTTCGGCTCGAAGGAGAACCTGGTCCTCGAAGTCTACGCCCGACGCATGCGCCCCATGAACCGGGAGCGCATCGCCCAGCTCGACGCCTTGGAGAAGTCCGCTGGCCCCAAGGGTCCCAAGCTGGAGCAGATCGTCGAGGTGCTGGTGCGCCCCGTCGTGGAAGCTAGGGAATCCCAAGGCAAGGAATTCGAGGTCATGCAGCTCATCTGCCGGGGTTTCCAGGAGGCGAATCCGCAGGTGAAGGGCTTCCTGGAAAAGGAATTTGCCGAAATCGCCCAACGGTTTGAAGACGCCGTGGTGAAAGCGGTGCCGGGGCTCGCTCCAGAGGAAGTGTACTGGCGCATGAAGTTCATGGGCGGCGCGATGAACCACGGTCTGGATGTGTGGTCGCGCTTCGACGACATGCCCCACCCCAATCCCAAGGTCCAGCCAGCGCGCTTGGACCGTGAAGCCTTCATTCAACGGCTGGTCGCCTTCGTGGCGGCTGGTTTTGCCGCCACGCTTCCTGCCAAGGCCTAG
- a CDS encoding DUF1549 domain-containing protein, whose translation MRTFLLLLGCLPLLTACDAASEKRPQDQTAATPKPGNATPTETRLHTMADAIDAAIESRYIKENVPLPPEASDEVFLRRAYLGITGQLPPAQDTSQFLADATPDKRAASIDRLIESPAASEHLFQHFSEMLHLRGEAFGASLQRFLDWMRESLGNNMPYDTLVRSMITAKGSLQENPAVGWLLQAEGSVLPVTLDMCSVWLGYNLQCAACHDSPYSDATQMEFYQIAANFSTLRTVQRSPDGEEHFVGKTLPLQSSAELAVREDRMMNLRLPGDYMYRDGHSGDVVKPRLPELNRVGRNAVWHPAPPQWPLKSKPPMPAPKDLRETLAHWVTVENEARFSHAIASRLWIRMLGDGQAFSNDSEDLQLPLPMPGLNAMMSMLGGGSANGGSRCHAGPSFSNSMRPMGSHAFSLDMADLNDPVMSVLAAVMRDVGFDLREFQRVIWNTRAAQRDATPDAYGTAIASRFSAATGMVASPLMRRMSAEQIWDALVSLAGSNTTEQTSRDLPMVLEETHPLRVLGRSGRGWSDGDRAPLSPTIARWMMHSPLVLAVASPGSRVMMEMNRTADPDARIRQAFLSILSRNPTSRELELARELYGSTEMDTPSADSFLVWTLLNTSEFLFLH comes from the coding sequence ATGCGCACCTTCCTACTGCTCTTGGGATGCCTGCCTCTTCTGACCGCGTGTGATGCGGCTTCAGAGAAGCGGCCACAGGACCAGACTGCCGCTACCCCGAAGCCAGGCAATGCGACACCGACTGAGACGCGGCTTCACACCATGGCGGATGCGATTGATGCCGCCATCGAATCCAGATACATCAAGGAAAACGTGCCGCTGCCACCCGAGGCGAGTGATGAGGTATTCCTTCGCCGCGCGTATCTCGGCATTACCGGTCAGCTCCCACCCGCCCAGGACACATCACAATTTCTCGCCGACGCCACTCCCGACAAGCGCGCAGCATCAATCGACCGCCTCATCGAATCGCCGGCCGCCTCCGAACATCTCTTCCAGCACTTCTCCGAGATGCTGCATCTCCGGGGCGAGGCGTTTGGCGCTTCCCTGCAGCGCTTTCTCGACTGGATGCGGGAGAGTCTGGGGAATAACATGCCCTACGACACGCTGGTGCGCAGCATGATCACCGCCAAGGGTTCGCTGCAGGAAAATCCCGCCGTGGGCTGGCTGCTGCAAGCCGAGGGTAGTGTGCTGCCGGTCACCCTGGACATGTGCTCTGTATGGCTGGGATACAATCTGCAGTGCGCCGCCTGCCATGACAGTCCCTACAGCGATGCCACCCAGATGGAGTTCTATCAGATCGCGGCGAACTTCAGCACACTTCGCACCGTGCAGAGGAGCCCGGATGGCGAGGAGCATTTTGTCGGCAAGACACTCCCCTTGCAATCGTCCGCCGAACTCGCCGTGCGTGAGGATCGCATGATGAACCTTCGCCTGCCGGGAGACTACATGTACCGTGACGGACACTCCGGTGATGTGGTGAAGCCTCGACTTCCAGAACTCAACCGTGTTGGGCGCAACGCCGTCTGGCATCCAGCGCCTCCTCAGTGGCCGCTCAAAAGCAAACCTCCCATGCCCGCTCCCAAGGACCTGCGAGAAACTCTTGCCCATTGGGTGACTGTGGAGAACGAGGCGCGATTTTCCCACGCCATCGCCTCGCGCCTGTGGATCCGTATGCTGGGAGACGGCCAGGCCTTTTCGAACGATTCGGAAGATCTGCAGCTTCCACTCCCTATGCCCGGCTTGAATGCCATGATGTCCATGCTCGGCGGCGGCTCGGCAAACGGGGGCTCTCGTTGCCACGCAGGTCCTTCTTTCTCCAACTCGATGCGTCCTATGGGCAGCCATGCCTTCAGTCTTGATATGGCCGATCTGAATGACCCCGTGATGAGTGTGCTGGCTGCCGTGATGCGGGATGTCGGATTTGATCTGCGTGAGTTTCAGCGCGTGATCTGGAACACCCGTGCCGCCCAGCGCGATGCGACCCCGGATGCGTATGGCACCGCCATAGCGTCCAGGTTCTCCGCTGCGACCGGAATGGTTGCCTCGCCCCTGATGCGCCGGATGTCCGCAGAGCAGATCTGGGATGCGCTTGTTTCGCTCGCAGGATCCAACACCACGGAGCAGACAAGCCGCGACCTGCCGATGGTGCTTGAAGAGACCCACCCCCTGCGCGTGCTGGGCCGCAGCGGCCGGGGCTGGAGCGATGGAGATCGCGCGCCTCTCAGTCCCACCATCGCGCGGTGGATGATGCATAGTCCCCTCGTGCTTGCCGTGGCATCACCCGGTAGCCGGGTGATGATGGAAATGAACCGCACCGCCGATCCCGATGCGAGGATCCGCCAGGCTTTCCTTTCCATTCTCTCTCGCAATCCCACCTCTCGCGAGTTGGAGCTCGCCAGGGAACTTTACGGCAGCACCGAGATGGACACGCCGTCAGCGGATAGCTTTCTGGTCTGGACGTTGCTCAATACTTCTGAGTTTCTGTTTCTACATTGA